Below is a genomic region from Sulfitobacter sp. OXR-159.
CCAGTTGCCGTCACCAGCTTCGCGCTCAGCGGCCCATGATAGCGCCAGCCCGCAAGCAGCAGCACAAGAAGTCCCAGAACCACGCCGGAGACAATCCAGCCAAAGCCCTCGGGCGACATGAGCGATAGCCCCCACAGGCCCAGCGGCATCCCGATCAACACCCCCAGCAACAACCGCCCCACTTCACGGGGGGCACCTTCGCGCAGGGCATCGGGGAGGTTTGGCAGGGGGCCGATCAACTCGGCAGCGGTCATGAACAGGATCGCTTCGACCGGAGAAAGCACGGAGGCCGCCGCCGGCATGATAATCATGGCAGAGCCAAATCCCGCAAAGCCGCGGACCAGCCCCGCCACGATCACGGCCAGCGCAAGCCAAGCCACCCCGGGGGTGGCCATGGCCTGCGCCAGCAGATCAGGCATCAATATTGGCGAATTGCGTGCCCGCGCCCGCGTCGGGCTTGGACCAGTCGCGCTTCACGCCGAGATAAAGCACCACATTCTTGGCCACATAGACCGAGGAATAGGTGCCGACGATCACGCCCCATGTAATCGCAAAGACAAAAGCCCGGATCACATCGCCGCCCAAGATCAGCAGCGCGATCAGCGCCAGCAGCGTGGTGCCCGAGGTCATCAGTGTCCGGCTCAGCGTCTCGTTCACGCTGAGGTTCATCACCTCACGCAGGGGGCGCTTCTTATATTTGCGCAGGTTCTCCCGCAGGCGGTCAAAGATCACGACCGTATCGTTGATTGAATAGCCGATAATGGTCAGGATCGCGGCCACCACCGGCAGGTCGAAACGGATTTGCAAGATCGAGAATAGCCCGATGGTCAGCACCACATCGTGGAACAGGGCCACCACAGCGCCGACCGAGAACTGCCATTCGAACCGCAACCAGATATAGATCAGGATCGCCGCCAGCGCCCCGCCCACGGCGAGGAATGCCGTCTGGATCAGCTCGCCCGAGACCTTGGGCCCAACGGATTCCACCGAGGTGAACTTGATGTCCGGAGACACGCTTTGCAGCGCCGCTTCGATGGTTTCGATGGTTTCCGTGGTCGCCGCTTCTTGGCCCTCTTGGGCCTGTACGCGGATCATCGCCACATGGCGGTCCGCGCCGAAACCGGGGTCAAAGACCTCGGAAATCGTC
It encodes:
- a CDS encoding sulfite exporter TauE/SafE family protein, coding for MATPGVAWLALAVIVAGLVRGFAGFGSAMIIMPAAASVLSPVEAILFMTAAELIGPLPNLPDALREGAPREVGRLLLGVLIGMPLGLWGLSLMSPEGFGWIVSGVVLGLLVLLLAGWRYHGPLSAKLVTATGALGGFMTGFAGIAGPPVILLYMASRRPAAVIRANFLLYLLGLDLMLFAMLAATGQVVWPVLMLGLLAGVPNVIANIVGARLFDPGRERLFRAVAYIVIAASAILSLPLWNT
- the secF gene encoding protein translocase subunit SecF, producing the protein MRLKLVPDNTNFDFFGYAKITFGASVVAMILSLIAWGVMGLNFGIDFRGGTTLRTESSEAIDVGAYRDALGPLELGDVTISEVFDPGFGADRHVAMIRVQAQEGQEAATTETIETIEAALQSVSPDIKFTSVESVGPKVSGELIQTAFLAVGGALAAILIYIWLRFEWQFSVGAVVALFHDVVLTIGLFSILQIRFDLPVVAAILTIIGYSINDTVVIFDRLRENLRKYKKRPLREVMNLSVNETLSRTLMTSGTTLLALIALLILGGDVIRAFVFAITWGVIVGTYSSVYVAKNVVLYLGVKRDWSKPDAGAGTQFANIDA